The genomic region GGAGCTGGcagccttctttttcttcttcttgctgTGCTTCTtatgcttccttctctttttggCTTTATCTTTATCCTGTAAAGAAAGACAACCCATGGCAGGCATTACGACTGTACCCATTTGAAAACAACACTGTCACGTCTACAGTTCAGCTACCACAGAATAAATAACCAGAGAAGCAACCAAGCTGGTTAGGGCATTCTAGAGAACCTCCATAACCACAACTATGGAGTGCAGGACCACTTCTAACAGAAATGTCTATAAAAGACTCAACTGAACCATGCTGTCCGTCGCTACTTTCATGTGATACACAGCTTCCCAAGGAAAGCGAGCTACAGCTCTAATACAGCAAGATGCAGCTGCTTTAGGGAAACGGCAGTTTTTGTGAGGATCcaagtatttaatatttttaaattggagcATAACTGTACTGTTCAGACTGCAGCACTACTTTAATTGCTAATACTAACTACTAATACAAAATACTGATATATACataaaggtatattttttttaataaaacataagcttacttttttttgagacagggtctcctgtagcctaggctggcgttgaaccttgaactcctgatgctaggattacaggcacatacctCCATATCTAGTCAAATGCCTGATTTTTACAGGGAAATCActgctctggaaaagcagtcacattcttaGTGGGTAAAGGGTGCTGGAGTTTTACTGAACTTAACTCCTCCTCTGAGCGCTTCGGTTACAGAAGTAAAGGCATCATTTCGAGGCTACTGCTGAGGCTATTCAGGAGAAAAAAGTGGTATGCAAGCAAGGGAGGCAGAgatccctctcctctgctgctgtTACAGAAGAACCTTGCAGCTTGCCTTCTTGGGGATGCTGAAGACAGAGCTGCTGTTCGTTCGTTTGTTTAAAGCATGTACTTAGATAGAATTCtacaaaaaaaatccccaaatcttAAATGTATTTACTGTACAAGGGTGGAACCCACAGTCTTGCATATATAAGGCAAGTACATTACCACTGAATTAAACCCTTAGGCCCATGGGGAGGCTTTCTTTAGCTACTCACTCTTGtccccatatatatatacacactctgTTCTCTAAGAACTAGACCATGCCTAgtggtgtgtgccactactctCAGTTTTGAACTTGTATTTCTGACAGTAAGATTCTGAAAGGGGTCAGGAGCTGTTTGCTCCCCTTTCCAAAGCCTACTTGCTTCTCCCCCATCCAGTAACCGAAGGTGATGGACACACACTCTTCCCAGTCTTCATCTGATCCCAGCAGAATTAAGGTGACATTAAAGAACAATgggcctttaatccaagcactaggaaggcagaggcaggtggatctctgtaaattcaaggccaatctgggctaaagagtgagttccagaataggctccaaagctacagagaaatcctgtctcaaaaaaccaaaaaacaagaaaaccccacaaaccaaaccaaagagacacacagaacaGTGGTCCTGCTGGTATCTGTGAACATAGGGTACTTGCTGTTCGCGCACCTCGCCACTTCTCTTCCTTTTCGCCTGCACCTACAAAGTTGAAATGTTTGTGAATAGAAGACAACCATGTCATTTTTACTTAGTACATATATCTTACATGTTCAAGTCACATGTAGAAAATTTTGAttataaaaactatatttttatgaattctgTTATGTATCAATAAAGCTTCAATAAATGAAACataaattaagattttaaaagtttttaaagtcTTCCCTTGTATTGTCTCTCAGCACCAAGAACAAGTAGTGCAACTGTGGGAAGGCATCACGAACTCTAGCATAGCACAGACCAGACCTGATTCTCAATTCTGTACTGTTAAAACTATAGGGCAGCAGGTTAAAATCCTCGTAAATAACAATGATTGTATCTTTTGTATTTCCTTTTGACCTTTTAAAGCACAGTGTGCTGAATTCAAATTAAACTGAAAGTTGTTAaagcccatgtgtgtgtgtgtgtgtgtaaaacctctctaacctaggctggccttatctgcatgtacacctgcataccagaagagggcatctgatctcactacagatggttgtgaatcactaTGTGGttacttggaattgaactcaggacctctgcaagagcagccagtgctcttaacttctgagcagTCTCTCAGCCCTCAGAGTCCATGTATATTAAATGTTAATACAAATAAGGTATTCTGTTAAACATTCCTTATTATATACTGGATTAGTGTGAAATATAACAATACTAGAAGATAAAAACTGCCTAGCTATTCAGCTGAATGGCATACCTGTTAGATACATggcacaaacacataaaaaaatgtcACTGACAATGTAAGGAAGAATGAGGAATAAAGGAACAAACACATACATTAGATCCTGTTTGCTTGCAATTGGGTGGCAGCTCTCTGAGAGCTTGTTGAAATGTTGTCCGTCATTCCGGAAACTGACTGGTGGCCACGTATAAGGGTCCAACCCTAGTCTAAACTGAAGATTTTACCTTCCAGTCTCATACTTACTTGAGTGCTTATATATTCAAATACAATTTCGTCAGATTATACATTGTTATGTACTTCCATTTCTTCTAGTAAGGGACAGTAATATAAAAACTAGTGTAACTAGCTTTTATTAGCTACAAGTTTCatttcaaaaagaataaaacttacAACTATAAGATGGGGTAACTGGTATGATGGTTCTGAGGGCCATCACCAGAAACCAGAAACAGGAAGTAAAAAAGGAGAGAGGtacaaacaaacaggaagataCAGAAGGAGCAGGGAGCTGTGAAGCAGAGAAGACAGCTGGGCAAGGTGGACACCAAAGGAGAGAAGCCTAGCGAAGCCAGACTCAGGAAATCAGCTCCTTTGGCAGTGCCCAGAGAACATGTGAGACACAAGTgatcagcatgtctgactctttCTACTCTAGCCACGACTGGCCCTCAGTTGGCTGCAGTCTCCTCCATGTGACCAGAATGACAACTGGAAAGGCACAGGAAAGCATGACTGATTATCAAAATGACAGTCATAAAATTCTAAAACTCACTCTGAACTAGTTTTCTTTACTCACCTCCTCACACTCCACCTCTGACAATGACTCAGAGGTCAGTGCTCTATCTTCATAcagctttcttttcctgctgGCTCCTTTATTGTCCTATGAAAACAAATACATGTATCCCAATTTAAAAACTCTGCCATAAAAACTTTATGCTTCTATGTCCAAACGGAAAATttgttatgtgcatgtatatctgcatgtAGGCAGGCACATGTCTGTATGTATCAGTGAGGGTAACTTCacagagtatttttattttctcctgcaACTTTGTGGGATCCAAGGAttcaactcaggttgtcaagtcTGCATCAAGGGCTTCTTTTTGCTGAGCCATCACACAAGCCCCATATCTCGTTtctaagttaaatttaaaaattcttctaaCTATCCTAGTAGTTCTTCTACAAATCACCCAGTTTTAAATTTAGAGATTTCTAAACATAGTGACATTTGCCagaatttaagtttttaattccACTAAACCAatactttcatttaataaattCAAGTAGCTACATATCCATTTACATCAGCAGTCTTCAATATGTGGGTTGCAACCCTTTTGGGTGTCAAATAATCCTTTTACAGGGTTGCCTAAGATTCTAAGaagacagatatttatattacaattcataacagtataaaaattatagttatgaggtagcaacaaaaataattttatgttgggagtcaccacaacacaaggaattGTACTAatgggttgcagcattaggaaggttaagaacaaGTTATTTAGATAATAATTTCCTTAAATTAGCAGATACAATTTTAAGGTCATAAGAGACCAAGATGGTGAAAGATTTAAGTCCTTTGTATTTTAATCCCTTTGCTTCTATTCAGGATGATGTAAGAAAAGACAACCAGTTGGCAATTACTTGTTATGATTTAAAAGAATACCTTTATAATAGcattatttatatacacatatatatcatgtTATAGCTagagtattatatatatataaaataatgttataTCTAGAGTATtatatttttcaagttttatttcatttgtattcatatgtatgtttgtatgcaagAGGGTATGTCATGCTTGTGTGCAGGTACTCATGGGGCtaaaaagggtgtcagatcccctgaagctggagttacagatgcttatAAGGGTGTTGTGAACCAAACTCACAacacaggaagagaaacaaacaagcttaactgctgagccaatgTCCTAACTcctacatttacattttaaaacatcttagtTCTGGGACAGCAAAACAGCTCAGAGTATAAAGAAATGTGCATTGCAGCAGTTTCCTGAAAACTGTAAACAATTGGTGGCTGCAGAGGTGGCCCAGAGGCTACGAGCACTTGCTGCTTATGCAGAGAACTGAGGTTCAGCTGCCAGAACCTACAACAACCATGTCCTCTGCTAGCCTCCATATAAACACACCttcatgcacatggtgcacatatacaaataaattattaaaaataaaaacaatctagaTGTTCCATAGGAGGGTGGAGAATAAATGGAATATTgtaagcaaaagaaataaatttgaaaacatcAAGGCTAAGTGTCAGCAGTAATGCTAGATAAAAAAGCAGATTTCAGAACTTGATACTCTTGGAAACCACACAACACTGGATGCTACTATGAATACATTTATACTTATGTGCTCAATGTGAGAAGCATGCACATTAACTCCAGGACCACTGCCTCTGAAACAGTAAAGCAACATCAGAAGCAAATGTAAACCACTTAGTAATTCTAGTGACTATTAGGGTGGCTGTTCAGTGTGTAAGATTCTCTATGTAATACTTTGAAGTACTTCAAAACCACAATACAGCTGTTTCAGTTTTGTACTACTTAAGTTTTAGTTTCATATATACTTTTCTGAATATTAGGAGTTAATACCAAATCAAGTAACTACTAAAATAAacatggttttctccttctatcagTTGATATACAccaattaatattattaataaagacATTATAGTGGGGACCACGTGGCCAGAGCCCCAGCTTCCCAGGAAGATCCCAGGAGTCTAAGGTCAACCTGGACAACACAGCGAGCCCCCatctcataaataaatacatagctAAAAAGAACCATCGCACTAATATGAAACCCCTTGTTTATGGTACACATCACTGTTAGTCATGGAAGCGCTGTGACAGACTACCTCCAGGCAGTGTAGAAATAGTTACCGGTACACATCACTGTTAGTCATGGAAGGCAGTGTAGAAATAGTTAGCGGTACACATCACTGTTAGTCACGGAAGGCAGTGTAGAAATAgttaccttttctttctcagtcacatcctttgacttctttctcttttttgaacCATCCTGCACAAATACACAAAGAGACACAGTACAAGTGTAGCACTCCCCCAAAGTGATTTGATTCACGACTAATAAAAGTGTACTTCAATAtcagaatttattttgaaaataaattcaatctatgaacctggcagtggtggcgcacacctttaatcccagcagcagggaggcagaggcaggcggatctgagttctagttcagcctggtctacagagggttCCAGGACATGtgccaagctacacagagaaaccctgtctcgaaaaacaactaTTTTATATGTATCTCTACATGTAAGACCTTTTTGTTATCTAACTGAATAAAGTTTATGTACCCCTAAAACAGTATCCAATATCCACACGGCTTATTTTAATATGGGGCTTCATGCCATTGTCTTTGCCTGTTATGGCCACATGCACTGAAGTTCTATAATCCACATGGTTTTCTGCCAGCCACCAATCTGATTTGTCTCCTGTCCACATCAAAAATTCTGCTTTTATTCCCTTAGTTCTAACTACTAACAAACAGCTCCCTCATAAGGTTACTGAAAGGGGTAAATGCATTACCCGTGAGGGCCTTCCATGAACACTAACTATCACGATGAGAGGACTGCTGCGTTATGACAGAGAGAGCCAACAGCCATCAAGGATTTTCTACACTGGGAACTTTGTCAGAACTCGTCCTTCCCAGGGCGAGTGAAAATCTTTCAGAAACCTCAACAGGAGATTTAGTTTCCTGAGCCCCTATGTTCCTTGGGTGCTCCTCATCAGACCCATGTAGGGCATTTGTCAAAAATACAAACTATTTCTGATCCCAATCAGACTTTGGAGATAGGACCTAGGAATTAATGCTTCTTTTTTGGTACTGAAGCTTGACCCCAGTCTCCCTCATGAATGTCAAGCAAGCTTTCTACTACATTTCTCCAACAGGAATAAATCAACCTCAATAAATAGGTACCAATACTTCATTTTGTCTACCACTGATTACAGTCAGTATAGAACCAATCTGGTCAAACAGAAAGCACACCAGGCTAGCTAGTAAAAGATAATCAGCTCAGCTCTCACCTCCTTTTTGCCCTGAATTACAaatatcttttgaaaataaaagaacactatCATGAAGATTGGGAGACACAGAAACATGTATATGAAAGCACTcagggaataaataaatacaacatgtACAATATTAAATACACCAGTCAACTGGTGCAGAATCTCAAAGTACAAAACCAAACGTGCTCTTTCTAATCATAGTGACAATGGAGCCTTTGGTCTCAGGACTCAGTGCCTTGAGTCTCACCTTGCTGTCCGAGTCGGAGTCCAACACTGAGCTCTCAGGAGACTTATGGCAAcgactcttctttttcttcttcttttttgtttgttttttatcctacacaaaacatttagaaatatttgctttctgtttcagaATATAATTTATCCATTTAACTAATATCATAAATGTAGTAATGACCAGAACTTAATCAAAAGACCAACTTATAAACATATTTCTGTTaatgaatatttatgtatttatttatttttaatctttcaaaacagggttcttctgtgcagccctgactgtcctagatctcactctgtagaccaagctggccttgaactcacagagccctgcctctgcctcctgaatgctggaattaaaggtgtgcagcaccacacctggctcaatgAAGATCATAATGTAACAATGTAACATGCCATTTTTCTATGTGAAGAAGACTCAAGTGATCTCAATTATGTAATTCTAATCAATGGGTCAAaagtattttagattttttataaaacaaataattctattattttaaatagacaAAGCAAACTTAAAACTTAATACCAATATTTAAACATTTCATCATTTCATTTATTCCTATACGGGCACTTTAGGTTATGAACAATTAATTAAAATCAGCATGTCTAGCAGCAATTGTACATCAGGAGTCCCCTTGACACTGAAGTAGATACCCATTATTTCATGAACCACAGCAAACCTTACCTCATCTTCAGAATCTGAAGAACTGCTGGAAGAATCAGAGCTcgatgaagaagaagatgaatACTTGACCAAGCACAAAACAATTAAAGCTTGTGAGATGCGGGAATTGGTTTATTAGGTCACTCAAGTACTTAGTGAAATCAATCTAGTGTCTAAGAAACAGATGCCATATTCACAGGACTTAGAAACTAAAATGTAAAAGTCATCTCAGTCCTCTAAACTCAACAAAGTGACAACATGAGCGACGATCAACAACTGTCCTCTTTAGCAGCAACAGGAGAACTGCTAGGTTATGAGGGAGGTGACCCCCTTCACATCACCCATCACAGCCCAAGGACTCATCTACAGTCTAAGTTACTATGCACTTTTAGCATACAGGTAAAAATCAATCATGCTTACTTTTTTAAATAGCTCTTAATTGTaacatttagaaaaatagaaaacttttGCTCACCCtaccagatttcttttcttttttctttctctaaatagAAAGAAACACAAGTCTGAATAAGTAGATGAAATTTTCAAGTGTATTTATCAACACACCATCATGAAATCCATGAGAAAAATGACAATAAACAAAAAGGGTGTTACCTGTCTTTTTTTGGATGAGCTCTCATTTCCACTTAataatttttctctgtgtttttctagttccttttTCCAATTCTGCAAGAAGGTTATGAGACACCATTAGAAGCTCCTATTCTCTTTCCTAGTTTAGACTACTCAGCTATTTATCTCAGCTTCCTTCTTAAacaaaaagatttacttattttcatttgtgtatacatttatgtaaaatgtagtttctctgtgtagccctgggactatcttggaacttgctttgtagacaaggctggcctccaactcagaaatctgcctgcatttcttgaactcagagcttcacctgcctccaccttccaagtgttgggattaaaggttagtgctaccatgcctgggttaaaaaacaacaacaacaacaacaaccaaaaaaaaaaacaaaaaacaaaccaataaaaaaatgtatcatgtatcaccgggcagtggtagcacatacctttaatcctagcatttggaaggcagaggtagttgagtagctgtgagtttgaggccagcctggtctagagagagatccaggatggtcagggctgctacacagaaaagccctgtgttgaaaaccaaaacaaaaccaaaaaggaaaaaaaaagtatgattaTGATTACCGTGGGCAGGTATgaggtgtgtgggtgcacacatataatggtgtatgtgtgtagaccAGAAGGCAACTGGTGGGTTCTCTTCTTTGATGTTTATGTGGGTTCcgagaatcaaactcagatcatcaggctttcGAGGAAGTGCCTTTACtgagttctcttatttttatagAAGGTATTAATTTACTCACGAACCTGCCTTCAAATATAAcagtaatatttataaaatatagaatacCCTTAAAGCCTAAAGTGTAACACTCAAATTCTTGGTTTATTAAAGTGAAACAATTAAAAGATGCCATTTACAAACCTCAttcattttttcttcaaattcagCCAAAGCTTTGgaacccttctttttcttttctagttgtTCCTTTACTTCCTCCCTTTAAAAACAGAATGGCAAATACAATTTCAAAAGCACTGCACTTTAGTCTAAGTGGGTGGACACAAACAAGACAAAATTCTGTATATAACATTTTCATAGTTAGAATTTTCATATTCTCAGACTCCTTCTCATACTGATAGTTCAAATTTCTTTGTGTACAACTATGTAAATAATCATGATATCATGATAAATATATCACAATAAATATCACTGGGTGATATTACTCCTCTTCCAAACCCAGATCACTTAAATACTATTTCGACTAAATCTCACAACAACCCAGCAATAGGTACCTAAAAGCCTTagtcaaattcagagaaagtaaGACATCTATCTGGCTCAGGCCACAAGCTGTCTGCGTTAAGATGAGTCTATCCTACTCAATGCTACATTCTGCTGCTAAGTCCCATGACATAAAACAACACTCAACATGCACGCCAAAGGCTTGATACAGCCTACCTTCTTGGACCACTGACCTAAGGTGGGCATCCTGGAGCTAGATTGTGGAGGTCTTACCATTCCCTCATGAAGAGCAGCTTATTCCGACTCAACTTAGTATGTGTGACACAGTGCAGTTTAGGCCGAGTATCTGctttctttctgggtttgagGAATTTGAGAATGTGATGGCAGAGACTAACCAGCAATAAAAATCCTGGGCATCACCTAATAAGCCTTCTGAGCTGGTCATATCCCACATGTTGTCATAACTCCTTGCTAGAGGAATTAAGTGTGTCTTGTATGACCCTGTTAGCAAGATCCTTACAAGCCCATGTCTGACTTTCTACTGTTTCCCTTTTCAACAGTACCTAACATCCTTTGGCCATGAATCTTGTTAGGAGTGGGATTATTTGCCAATCCTCTAAGTGCTCTTATGAATTATATAACCTGTGGGCTGTTTTAAAGGCTTCTAACTCATGGGTAAAATGCTTTCTTGAGCATTTCCCTTTTAAATTCCATCCCCTCTTACCATGTTAAAGGCAAAATAACATTTTGGAGAACTTCTCTGGTATGCtgcagtggttaagaatacttcaGCATACTGGACGAGGTGGACATTGAGCTGAAAGGATTCTCTATAGCATATAGTAAGCATCAACTACAGCTGCCTGGATCTAATGGTACTCTACAGCTAGTGATTTGTCACTTCAGGACtgtgaaatattaaataatattgcCTGAAACTGTGACCATGTATTTACAAAAGATGAGAGCTACTCCTCCCTTATTTCTGACTCGCCTGAATCAGCTGATGGAACTTGGAACAGCGTGGTACAGTATTCCTGTTAGTCCCTGTTAACCGCTAAGTGACTCTCAATGAAAAGTACCTCATTCATCCCACTGCCGATTTTAAACAGCATAGACCCTGCAAGGTTAAGTGAGACATTTCAGAGGCTACAGAAAAAGGTGATAGGAGAAAGCTTCCTCCAAGTGTTTTTTGCTATGCCAGATTCTCAAACATGCCTGCTTTGTTCATGCATGTGAATCAGCACTCATTATATGGATTTCCACATGTAAAAGAACGAGATTAGATCCACATAGATTACCCTGAACAAAAATGAACTCTAGCTGGATCAAAGCTCAACGTGAAAGCAGAAGGACCAAAAGTGGTAGAAGAAAACACAGGCCGTGCCTTACAAGATACAGGGACGGGAAAGGACTTTCTAAATAGGACTCCATCTGCCCAGGAATTAAGGCAACAATCAACAAACATGACCtcatttaaactaaaaaaaaaaaaaaaaaaaaaaaaaaaaatctgtacagCAGAGAAAACAATTGAGTGAAAAGAGAGCTCACAGAGAATCTTTGCCAGTTGAATTTTTGATAAAATATCAATATTcagatatacaaagaaatcaaaaaacaaagaatcaagcAAACACAGAACCTAATAAAAAGGGAGCTGTTTCACACAGGGTGATAATGCTACGGGAAGGAGCCACAGATTATATAATAATACTCAACGCCATGCATGGGAAACTTCcctgagttgttggtcagagatTCCTGAAACGAAACAATATAGGCTACTGCCACCACCTTTGCTCCCAAAACTTAAACGTAAGACCCTCCTGCTGCAGACTGATCACACACTTTGGACAAAGGACTTGGAggaatcaagctggaactgaccAGGAGCTTCCTTTCTGAGGACCAGCTCTGAAAGTACCTGAAGGTGCTTTCAGTCCACCAAGGGCGAGGACCCAGTGGGAAAGCCCACGAATCACAAAGATGAGCACGGCATATCCCCAGTGGAGCAAGAGTGATACCTTTACTTTGCAGTCATCAGCTAACTGGCCATAAGGCCCACACCAGACAGAATTCATGGCTAATACTGCAAATAGCCAACTACTATGGCTAATACAGCCACAGATCCTGGAGAGGAAACAACTAACACCATTTCCCCAATCCAATAAACTTTCTAACCACATTCTAAAGACACATCCAGATAAGGGCAGATCGTACCCCTCAaaggagaagcttctttttgtgaCAGATGGAGACTACTAcaaagacccacaactggtcagaACATAGAGAACAAGTAACCATGGTGACCACCCCAAATTAGTACATCTACAATTCCACCTCTACATGTAAGGCTCAGGGAAAATtacagaagaggggcagaaagattttaaaaacccAGAACCAAGATGCCCACTGAGGGACAGTGTCTTTTATACTCGGCAGGGGAAGGCATCCATGAAGTCACAACATGGCTGTCTAAACAAGCTGTGCATGACACCAGATGACAGGCCGGCCTGGATGACAAGGCCACAGGAAAGCCGGGGGCGTGTAGGAGGACAGAGAAAGTGAGTATCAACCAGCTTTTCCAACCCATGCATGTATGAGGAACACAATGTGATCCAGGATGTAGTACGGTACACGCATGTGTGATGGTATTAAAGAACCCATGAATCTGAGAAGGAGCGGGAGTGGAGAATAGAAAAagttggaggaggaagaaagaatgaaaatgatagaaatacaatacttatgtatgaaattctcaaaaataagtaaacaatcTTTTTATCCGGAAGTTGCTCAACAAACACTAAAGGCAGTAAGAAAAAACTTTATGAACAGGTAAACTGAGAAATACCAGGTAGGCCTTGGTCGATTCAGATAATCCTGGATTGTTGGCCCTGAAGACTGGATTGGACCCCTTGATCGAGCCATCGCTATTGGATTCATGTAGGCCTTGAGGAAAGAAGAATTAATTCCATTAAAATAACCACTAAGAAAAGACACTTATATCTAGCAGCATTAGTATAAATGACTATATCGAACTAAGCATGAACAAGTTGACTATCAACTTactacaaaactcaagtcaatcTTCTACATAGCCGTGATTATTTGTGAGGTAAGTAGATACTCCATATAACTCACGATGCTGTTGCTTTAACAGAGACCTGAAAAATAATGATGCCTCTCACCTGCTGAAGTCTTTAGGGTAACTTCTCCTGAAACCCAATAGCCCAGAGAAGGTTACCACACTATGTTACttgcaaaatagaaaagaaacccacttccaaagaaacaaaaatgatctAATTCTGCCTTACTGCTAAGTTGCCTAGTACATAGTAATGgcaattttattcttaaattaacataaaaaattaagttataatcaacaacaacacaaagaggACTTCATAACATGGTGGCCAGTcacagtggcacatacctgcaatTCTAGCAGtcaggagctagaggcaggaaggtcaggagtaGCTATGTGACACTTTATCTCAAAACAACACcccaaataattttcaaaatgtatgggtgttttgcctgcatgtctttctgtgcactgtgtacatacaggacctgtggaggtcagaaaagtgCGTTTGATTCTCTGGGAataaagttacagatggttgtgagttaccaggtgggtgctggaactcaaacccagtgttcttaatcactgagccatttctccaacctcccaaaataatttaatatgtgCAAGAAATAAATGTGCCCCAAATAAAGACAATTTGCAGAATGAGAAACCATATCCTgataaaaagacaacaaaacaccTTATTATCTAATTTAAA from Microtus pennsylvanicus isolate mMicPen1 chromosome 19, mMicPen1.hap1, whole genome shotgun sequence harbors:
- the Fam133b gene encoding protein FAM133B isoform X1; this encodes MAQQLKVHTTLEETHIRWFTAAPNSSSQRSNRHIQSNNKAYMNPIAMARSRGPIQSSGPTIQDYLNRPRPTWEEVKEQLEKKKKGSKALAEFEEKMNENWKKELEKHREKLLSGNESSSKKRQRKKKEKKSGRYSSSSSSSSDSSSSSSDSEDEDKKQTKKKKKKKSRCHKSPESSVLDSDSDSKDGSKKRKKSKDVTEKEKDNKGASRKRKLYEDRALTSESLSEVECEEVQAKRKRSGEVREQQVPYVHRYQQDHCSDKDKAKKRRKHKKHSKKKKKKAASSSSDSS
- the Fam133b gene encoding protein FAM133B isoform X2, producing MAQQLKVHTTLEETHIRWFTAAPNSSSQRSNRHIQSNNKAYMNPIAMARSRGPIQSSGPTIQDYLNRPRPTWEEVKEQLEKKKKGSKALAEFEEKMNENWKKELEKHREKLLSGNESSSKKRQRKKKEKKSGRYSSSSSSSSDSSSSSSDSEDEDKKQTKKKKKKKSRCHKSPESSVLDSDSDSKDGSKKRKKSKDVTEKEKDNKGASRKRKLYEDRALTSESLSEVECEEVQAKRKRSGEDKDKAKKRRKHKKHSKKKKKKAASSSSDSS
- the Fam133b gene encoding protein FAM133B isoform X5, producing MGKRDNRVAYMNPIAMARSRGPIQSSGPTIQDYLNRPRPTWEEVKEQLEKKKKGSKALAEFEEKMNENWKKELEKHREKLLSGNESSSKKRQRKKKEKKSGRYSSSSSSSSDSSSSSSDSEDEDKKQTKKKKKKKSRCHKSPESSVLDSDSDSKDGSKKRKKSKDVTEKEKDNKGASRKRKLYEDRALTSESLSEVECEEVQAKRKRSGEDKDKAKKRRKHKKHSKKKKKKAASSSSDSS
- the Fam133b gene encoding protein FAM133B isoform X3; the protein is MAQQLKVHTTLEETHIRWFTAAPNSSSQRSNRHIQSNNKAYMNPIAMARSRGPIQSSGPTIQDYLNRPRPTWEEVKEQLEKKKKGSKALAEFEEKMNENWKKELEKHREKLLSGNESSSKKRQRKKKEKKSGRYSSSSSSSSDSSSSSSDSEDEDKKQTKKKKKKKSRCHKSPESSVLDSDSDSKDGSKKRKKSKDVTEKEKDNKGASRKRKLYEDRALTSESLSEVECEEDKDKAKKRRKHKKHSKKKKKKAASSSSDSS
- the Fam133b gene encoding protein FAM133B isoform X4, with the protein product MGKRDNRVAYMNPIAMARSRGPIQSSGPTIQDYLNRPRPTWEEVKEQLEKKKKGSKALAEFEEKMNENWKKELEKHREKLLSGNESSSKKRQRKKKEKKSGRYSSSSSSSSDSSSSSSDSEDEDKKQTKKKKKKKSRCHKSPESSVLDSDSDSKDGSKKRKKSKDVTEKEKDNKGASRKRKLYEDRALTSESLSEVECEEVQAKRKRSGEVREQQVPYVHRYQQDHCSDKDKAKKRRKHKKHSKKKKKKAASSSSDSS